One window from the genome of Mucilaginibacter ginsenosidivorans encodes:
- a CDS encoding DUF1801 domain-containing protein — MNVQEQIEEYITSQPEPKRSNMQVLHKQILQALPGCKLWFEDGKNSEGKVVSNPNAGYGSYTIKYADGKTREFFQIGLSANTTGISVYILGIPDKTYLAQTYGKELGKASVTGYCIKFKNLKDINLNVLETAIRDGVKITGGDPISN, encoded by the coding sequence ATGAACGTACAAGAACAAATTGAAGAATATATCACCAGCCAGCCTGAACCCAAACGCAGCAATATGCAGGTACTACACAAGCAGATACTGCAAGCACTGCCCGGTTGTAAACTATGGTTCGAAGATGGTAAAAACAGCGAAGGGAAGGTTGTTAGTAACCCTAATGCTGGGTATGGCTCCTATACAATAAAATACGCAGATGGAAAAACCAGGGAGTTTTTTCAAATCGGGTTAAGTGCAAACACGACTGGCATCTCTGTTTATATACTGGGTATCCCGGACAAAACGTACCTGGCCCAAACCTATGGAAAAGAACTGGGCAAAGCGAGTGTGACCGGGTATTGCATCAAGTTCAAAAACTTAAAAGATATAAACCTTAACGTACTGGAAACAGCGATACGCGATGGGGTGAAAATCACCGGCGGCGACCCGATTTCAAACTAA
- a CDS encoding pyridoxal phosphate-dependent aminotransferase encodes MPKISKKGLHMPASPIRKLTPFADKAKLDGKKVYHLNIGQPDIETPEGMLNAIKNIDFKVWAYTASEGTLVYRKKLTEYYNKLGYNITPDNILVTTGGSEAITIAMMTCLDPGDEVIIPEPFYANYNGFACQSDIVVKPILSYIENGFALPPISEFEKLITERTKAIIICNPNNPTGYLYSKEELDELKELALKHDLYIFSDEAYREFCYDGRSFISPMHLDGLEQNVVVMDTVSKRYSACGARLGCLITKNKEIWNAGLKFAQARLSPGMVEQIAGAAAVDTPDSYFEAVNKEYTHRRDTLASALNKMEGVFCPNPGGAFYVVAQLPIDNADKFCQWMLETFSYNNQTVMMAPATGFYSTPGAGQNEVRMAYVLNNDDLEKAMTCLNEALKVYPGRVVEAESKKAKAESF; translated from the coding sequence ATGCCAAAAATTTCAAAAAAGGGGCTGCATATGCCGGCCTCGCCCATACGCAAGCTAACCCCCTTTGCCGATAAAGCTAAGCTCGACGGCAAGAAAGTATATCATCTCAATATTGGTCAGCCGGATATTGAAACACCGGAGGGTATGCTGAATGCCATTAAGAACATCGACTTTAAGGTTTGGGCCTATACGGCTTCGGAAGGCACTTTGGTGTACCGCAAAAAGCTGACCGAGTACTATAATAAACTGGGCTATAATATCACCCCCGACAATATCCTGGTAACCACGGGCGGTTCGGAAGCTATTACCATAGCAATGATGACCTGCCTCGACCCGGGTGACGAGGTGATCATACCGGAACCGTTTTATGCCAACTATAATGGGTTTGCCTGCCAGAGTGATATTGTGGTAAAACCGATACTTTCCTATATCGAAAATGGTTTCGCCCTGCCCCCTATCAGCGAATTTGAAAAGCTGATAACCGAACGGACCAAAGCGATCATCATCTGCAACCCGAATAACCCAACCGGTTACCTGTATTCGAAAGAAGAACTGGATGAGCTGAAAGAACTGGCACTGAAGCACGACCTTTATATTTTTTCGGACGAGGCATACCGCGAATTTTGCTACGATGGCCGGTCATTCATTTCACCAATGCATTTGGACGGACTCGAACAGAATGTGGTGGTGATGGATACCGTAAGCAAACGCTACAGCGCCTGCGGCGCACGTTTGGGCTGCCTCATCACCAAAAACAAAGAGATATGGAACGCGGGGCTAAAATTTGCCCAGGCAAGGCTAAGCCCCGGTATGGTGGAACAAATTGCCGGTGCTGCTGCGGTGGATACCCCGGACAGCTATTTCGAAGCTGTAAATAAGGAATATACCCATCGCCGGGATACATTGGCAAGCGCGCTCAATAAAATGGAAGGTGTATTTTGCCCGAACCCGGGCGGCGCTTTCTACGTGGTGGCGCAATTACCCATAGACAACGCCGACAAGTTTTGCCAGTGGATGCTGGAGACATTCAGCTACAACAATCAGACGGTTATGATGGCGCCGGCGACCGGCTTTTACAGTACACCCGGCGCAGGACAAAACGAGGTACGCATGGCCTACGTTTTGAATAACGATGACCTGGAAAAAGCCATGACCTGCCTAAATGAAGCATTAAAGGTTTACCCGGGAAGGGTTGTTGAAGCTGAAAGCAAAAAGGCGAAAGCAGAAAGCTTTTGA
- a CDS encoding SDR family NAD(P)-dependent oxidoreductase has translation MKTKERTGNYNEALQQKIGSGFSATTTAADVMQGIELAGKTAIVTGGYAGIGLETVKALTAAGANVIVPARDMDKALKNLAGITNVTVGQLDLADPASIDAFAGEFLGTNSPLHILINNAGIMWVPLQRDSRGYESQLATNHLGHFQLTARLWPALKRAEGARVINLSSFGHQMAPFDFDDPNFERRSYETLQGYGQSKTANILFTVELDQRGQHACVRAFAVHPGAVNGTDLGRVAPMELFQQMGTHDADGNIYPEVAKKLKTVSQGAATSLWCATSPRLNGIGGVYCEDGDVAELDLGNIDHQYGDPATLRGVQPYSVDAANARRLWSLSEKLTGVTFTAV, from the coding sequence ATGAAAACAAAAGAAAGAACAGGCAACTATAATGAGGCCTTGCAACAAAAGATCGGCTCGGGCTTTTCCGCCACCACAACTGCTGCAGATGTAATGCAGGGTATTGAACTGGCCGGGAAAACCGCTATCGTAACCGGCGGTTACGCGGGCATAGGTTTGGAAACGGTGAAAGCTTTAACCGCCGCGGGCGCCAATGTGATAGTACCGGCGCGCGATATGGATAAGGCACTAAAAAACCTGGCGGGTATAACCAACGTCACCGTCGGGCAGCTCGACCTGGCGGACCCGGCATCCATCGATGCCTTTGCCGGAGAATTTTTAGGAACGAATAGCCCGCTCCACATCCTCATTAATAATGCAGGAATAATGTGGGTGCCTCTTCAGCGCGACTCACGCGGTTATGAGTCGCAACTTGCCACCAATCATTTGGGGCACTTTCAGCTTACCGCACGGCTTTGGCCAGCATTAAAACGGGCAGAAGGCGCCCGGGTGATCAACTTATCTTCCTTCGGGCACCAGATGGCGCCGTTTGACTTTGACGACCCAAATTTTGAACGCCGCAGTTACGAGACCTTGCAAGGCTACGGCCAGTCAAAAACTGCCAATATACTGTTTACGGTAGAATTAGATCAGCGTGGTCAACATGCCTGCGTGCGTGCGTTTGCGGTACATCCCGGCGCGGTAAATGGCACCGATCTGGGACGCGTGGCCCCTATGGAGCTGTTTCAGCAAATGGGTACGCATGATGCAGATGGAAACATCTACCCGGAAGTTGCCAAAAAGCTTAAAACCGTATCGCAGGGAGCGGCTACCTCTTTATGGTGCGCTACAAGTCCGCGGCTTAACGGGATAGGCGGCGTGTATTGCGAAGATGGTGACGTGGCCGAACTTGATCTTGGCAACATAGACCATCAGTACGGCGACCCCGCAACGCTGCGCGGTGTACAGCCTTATTCGGTAGATGCGGCTAATGCCAGGCGGCTTTGGAGTTTGAGCGAAAAACTGACCGGTGTAACCTTTACTGCCGTCTGA
- a CDS encoding helix-turn-helix domain-containing protein, protein MAYQIEYIHNDIKRSCFEDRFFKADVLFEDHLLVWLISGETRIVQADNTYTVGAGDTLLFPRHMLATVLNYPKDGLPHRSVVMHLTTTRLKEYYEKNEASPGHTVAHQLTFQTLGQHPLLKSCLASLVPYFDLKEQLPDAIAALKIEEAIHVLRAIAPGIDRHLANFAEPGKINLVNFMERNYMFNMPMEKFGYLTGRSLTTFKRDFKKAFQTTPQKWLTRKRLELAHYQVRQKNRKPSEVYLETGFENLSHFNYAFKRQFGYAPTEEIGS, encoded by the coding sequence ATGGCATATCAGATAGAATACATCCATAATGACATCAAACGATCCTGTTTTGAGGATCGTTTTTTTAAAGCCGATGTCTTGTTCGAGGACCACCTGCTGGTTTGGCTCATCTCCGGTGAAACCAGGATAGTACAGGCTGATAATACGTATACGGTTGGCGCGGGAGATACCTTGCTGTTCCCGCGCCATATGCTGGCTACGGTGCTTAATTATCCAAAAGACGGGTTGCCGCACCGGTCAGTAGTTATGCATCTTACCACCACCAGGCTTAAAGAATATTATGAGAAGAACGAAGCATCGCCCGGGCATACTGTCGCTCATCAGCTTACTTTTCAGACACTGGGGCAACACCCTTTGCTGAAAAGCTGCCTGGCCTCATTGGTTCCGTATTTCGACCTGAAAGAGCAATTGCCCGACGCTATCGCGGCGCTCAAAATAGAAGAGGCGATCCATGTACTCAGGGCCATTGCACCCGGTATCGACCGGCACCTGGCTAATTTTGCCGAGCCTGGAAAGATAAACCTGGTTAATTTTATGGAGCGGAATTATATGTTCAATATGCCGATGGAGAAGTTCGGCTACTTAACGGGCCGCAGCCTTACTACCTTTAAGCGCGACTTTAAAAAGGCGTTTCAAACCACGCCGCAAAAATGGCTCACCCGCAAACGGCTTGAATTGGCACATTACCAGGTAAGGCAAAAAAACAGGAAACCTTCAGAAGTATACCTCGAAACCGGTTTTGAAAACCTTTCCCATTTCAATTATGCTTTTAAGAGGCAATTTGGGTATGCTCCCACTGAAGAAATAGGGTCGTGA
- a CDS encoding alpha-ketoacid dehydrogenase subunit alpha/beta encodes MPETAISTTSKFNAAELSFDDFQKIVINDYRIGYESRQASLLGRREVLTGKAKFGIFGDGKEVAQLAMAKAFRPGDWRAGYYRDQTFMFATGMSNLKEFFAQLYAHPDIEKDPASAGRQMNCHYATRYVNADGTWANQAESLNCAADISTTGGHMPRLLGLAYASKLYRENKELEYLKQLSVNGNEVAFGTIGNGATSEGLFFETFNAAGVLQVPMAISIWDDAYAISVPASLQTTKEDISEILKGFQREQGTNGYEIFKVRGWDYVALCETYERAVELCRTEHVPVLIHVTEMTQPQGHSTSGSHERYKSKERLGWENEHDCLLQMRKWMVESAISTEEEMNELEAAAKKHVRECQKEAWNELLDEVKIELNQVAGLIKEIANESESGDVLKTIVSELKAVIDPGRKDVIAAGRKALRLTVKEKLYSRQALIGWLKLEEERNNERFNSKLFTGTLQSPLNIPVVPAQYETDAKSIDGREVLNACFDANFERDKSIVAFGEDVGAIGDVNQGFAGLQNKYGALRISDTGIREATIIGQGMGLAMRGLRPIAEIQYLDYLLYSITVLSDDLATLSYRTRGGQKAPVIVRTRGHRLEGIWHSGSPLGMILNSMRGMHICVPRNMTQAAGMYNTLLRGDEPALVIESLNGYRLKEKLPANVGEFTVPLGHAEVLREGADVTVVSYGSTLRMVQEAADELESIGIHIEVIDPQTLYPFDNQKVCLSSLKKTNKLLVVDEDVPGGGSAYILQKIMEDQQGYYSLDAQPRTLSAKEHRPPYGTDGDYFSKPSVDDIVEAVYAVMHEANPAKYPELY; translated from the coding sequence ATGCCAGAAACTGCAATAAGCACTACCAGCAAATTCAATGCGGCTGAACTCAGTTTTGATGATTTCCAGAAGATCGTTATTAACGACTATCGCATAGGTTACGAAAGCCGCCAGGCCAGTTTACTGGGCAGGCGCGAAGTTTTAACTGGTAAGGCTAAGTTTGGCATTTTTGGCGATGGTAAAGAGGTTGCGCAACTGGCTATGGCTAAGGCGTTTCGGCCGGGCGACTGGCGCGCAGGGTATTACCGCGACCAAACCTTTATGTTCGCAACGGGCATGAGCAATCTTAAAGAATTTTTCGCTCAGTTATATGCTCACCCCGATATCGAAAAAGACCCGGCTTCGGCGGGGCGGCAAATGAATTGCCATTATGCTACACGCTATGTTAATGCCGACGGCACCTGGGCAAACCAGGCCGAAAGCCTGAACTGCGCCGCGGATATTTCAACCACCGGCGGGCACATGCCCCGCCTGCTTGGCCTGGCTTATGCATCAAAATTATACCGGGAAAATAAGGAACTTGAGTATCTAAAGCAGCTCTCCGTTAATGGCAACGAGGTTGCTTTTGGTACCATAGGCAACGGGGCAACCTCCGAAGGCTTGTTTTTTGAAACCTTTAATGCCGCCGGGGTTTTGCAGGTGCCTATGGCCATCTCTATTTGGGACGATGCTTATGCTATTTCAGTTCCGGCAAGCCTGCAAACCACCAAGGAGGATATATCCGAAATATTAAAAGGTTTCCAGCGCGAGCAGGGTACAAATGGCTACGAGATATTTAAGGTACGTGGCTGGGATTACGTGGCGCTTTGCGAAACTTATGAACGCGCCGTGGAACTATGCCGTACAGAACATGTGCCGGTGCTGATACACGTTACCGAAATGACACAGCCGCAGGGGCATTCTACCTCGGGTTCGCACGAACGCTATAAATCAAAGGAGCGCCTGGGTTGGGAGAATGAGCACGATTGCCTGCTGCAAATGCGTAAATGGATGGTCGAATCGGCTATTTCGACCGAAGAGGAAATGAACGAACTGGAAGCCGCTGCAAAAAAACATGTGCGGGAATGCCAGAAGGAGGCCTGGAACGAATTGCTGGACGAGGTAAAGATTGAGCTGAACCAGGTTGCCGGGCTGATAAAGGAAATAGCCAATGAAAGTGAATCCGGCGACGTGCTCAAAACAATTGTTTCCGAACTGAAAGCGGTAATAGATCCGGGACGTAAGGATGTAATAGCAGCGGGGCGCAAGGCTCTGCGCCTTACCGTTAAAGAAAAGCTATACAGCAGGCAGGCATTGATCGGCTGGCTTAAACTGGAGGAGGAGCGGAACAATGAACGTTTCAACTCAAAACTTTTTACAGGCACGCTGCAGTCGCCGCTGAATATCCCGGTTGTGCCTGCACAATATGAAACTGATGCGAAGTCGATTGACGGACGCGAGGTGCTGAACGCTTGTTTCGACGCCAATTTTGAGCGCGATAAAAGTATTGTGGCTTTTGGCGAGGACGTGGGCGCCATAGGCGACGTAAACCAGGGCTTTGCCGGTTTGCAGAACAAGTACGGTGCCCTGCGCATTTCTGATACCGGCATACGCGAAGCAACCATTATAGGGCAGGGCATGGGGCTGGCTATGCGTGGCCTGCGGCCGATAGCCGAAATACAATATTTGGATTACCTGCTATACTCCATAACGGTTTTAAGCGATGATTTGGCTACATTAAGCTACCGTACACGCGGCGGGCAAAAGGCGCCGGTTATTGTCCGCACACGCGGGCACAGGCTCGAAGGGATATGGCATTCAGGCTCGCCGCTGGGTATGATACTGAACTCGATGCGGGGCATGCACATTTGTGTGCCGCGAAACATGACCCAGGCCGCAGGTATGTACAACACCTTGCTGCGTGGCGATGAACCGGCTTTGGTGATCGAATCGCTGAACGGCTACCGCCTGAAAGAAAAGCTGCCCGCTAACGTAGGCGAGTTTACTGTTCCGCTTGGCCATGCCGAAGTATTGCGCGAAGGCGCCGATGTTACCGTGGTATCTTACGGCTCGACCCTGCGTATGGTACAGGAAGCCGCCGACGAATTGGAAAGCATCGGTATTCATATCGAAGTGATCGATCCGCAGACATTATATCCTTTTGATAATCAAAAGGTTTGCCTTTCTTCATTAAAGAAAACCAACAAGTTACTGGTGGTTGATGAAGATGTACCCGGCGGCGGTTCCGCTTACATCCTGCAAAAAATAATGGAGGATCAGCAGGGGTATTATTCGCTGGATGCACAGCCGCGCACCCTTTCGGCCAAGGAGCACCGACCGCCCTACGGCACCGATGGCGATTATTTCAGCAAGCCGTCTGTAGATGATATCGTGGAGGCGGTTTACGCCGTTATGCACGAAGCAAATCCTGCAAAATATCCGGAGCTGTATTAA
- a CDS encoding HAD family hydrolase — translation MKKAVIFDLDNTIYPVSSIAGNLFNGLFAVLDQNAHTINQNTDDTVGKIKEEMTRRPLQYIADKYGLDEHIRNEMTEVLRNMTYDEPMRPFDDYNHLRQIPLDKYLVTTGYLKLQYSKVRQLGIENDFREIIVVDPDVSRKTKKDVFAGIIEKYGYEPQDLLIIGDDPDSEIKAALSLGIDTFLYDPTGRYHQEASTHRSDKLKDALYLL, via the coding sequence ATGAAGAAAGCTGTAATATTTGATCTTGACAATACCATTTACCCGGTAAGCTCTATCGCCGGCAATTTGTTTAACGGCCTGTTTGCTGTGCTCGACCAAAATGCGCACACCATAAACCAGAATACTGATGATACCGTCGGCAAAATCAAGGAGGAAATGACCCGCCGCCCACTCCAGTACATCGCTGATAAATATGGTTTGGATGAGCATATTCGCAATGAAATGACCGAGGTATTGCGTAACATGACCTATGACGAACCCATGCGGCCTTTTGACGATTATAATCACCTTCGTCAAATACCGCTCGACAAATACCTGGTAACAACCGGCTATCTAAAATTACAATACAGCAAGGTGCGGCAACTGGGAATTGAAAACGATTTCAGGGAAATTATCGTAGTGGACCCGGATGTGAGCCGGAAAACCAAAAAGGACGTGTTTGCCGGGATCATAGAGAAATATGGTTACGAGCCGCAGGACCTGCTGATCATTGGCGACGACCCGGACTCGGAGATCAAAGCGGCTTTAAGTTTGGGCATCGACACTTTTCTGTACGACCCAACCGGCAGGTATCACCAGGAAGCATCTACCCACCGTTCTGATAAATTAAAGGACGCCCTGTATCTGTTGTAG
- a CDS encoding nitroreductase family protein, with translation MDNIFATISNIITSRRSTKPAMMNGKKAPDYQVQSLLDLADWAPTHGYTEPWRFTVYSNPPDFCRQHAELYKQNVEPENFAEGVYQNLYTQGDKASHVIIVTMKRGNLPKIPVVEEMEAVACSVQNILLGATALGMASFWSTGGMALRPPMKNFLHLGEDDHVAGIIYLGYADKTTEGSRTIPIEEKIIWFK, from the coding sequence ATGGATAACATTTTCGCTACGATATCAAATATTATAACATCCCGCCGCAGCACCAAACCTGCTATGATGAACGGCAAAAAAGCGCCCGATTACCAGGTGCAATCGCTGCTTGACCTGGCAGACTGGGCGCCAACGCACGGTTACACCGAGCCATGGCGGTTCACTGTCTATTCTAATCCGCCTGATTTTTGCAGGCAGCATGCCGAACTATATAAGCAGAATGTGGAGCCGGAAAACTTTGCCGAAGGGGTATACCAGAACCTGTACACGCAGGGCGATAAAGCATCGCATGTTATTATCGTTACCATGAAGCGCGGCAACCTGCCTAAGATCCCGGTTGTCGAGGAGATGGAAGCCGTGGCCTGCTCGGTGCAGAATATACTGCTCGGTGCAACAGCGCTTGGCATGGCTTCGTTCTGGAGCACGGGCGGGATGGCGCTGCGCCCGCCGATGAAGAATTTTCTTCATTTAGGCGAGGATGATCATGTAGCAGGGATCATCTACCTCGGCTACGCCGACAAAACCACGGAAGGGAGCAGGACAATTCCTATTGAAGAAAAAATCATTTGGTTCAAATAA
- a CDS encoding DinB family protein: METEKKPEVWLRGPVEGIPPLLQPVAHTLLQSREEVNAMMMDFPEVFLWIKPSGMACPAFHLQHLAGVLDRLFTYARGEALTDEQRGDLIAEGKEAANNLDMEGLINRFNTQVDKALAQLAGTDENTLTDVRGVGRMQIPSTVIGLLTHAAEHTMRHTGQLLVTVRVLQN; the protein is encoded by the coding sequence TTGGAAACAGAAAAAAAACCCGAGGTTTGGCTGCGCGGCCCGGTTGAAGGCATCCCGCCGCTGCTTCAGCCTGTTGCCCATACGTTATTGCAATCGCGCGAAGAGGTTAATGCCATGATGATGGATTTTCCCGAAGTGTTCCTTTGGATAAAGCCGTCGGGCATGGCCTGTCCTGCTTTTCATTTGCAGCATCTTGCCGGCGTGCTCGACCGGCTTTTTACCTACGCACGTGGCGAGGCGCTGACCGACGAACAGCGTGGCGACCTGATAGCCGAAGGCAAGGAAGCCGCCAATAACCTGGATATGGAAGGTTTGATAAACCGTTTCAATACCCAGGTTGATAAAGCATTGGCACAACTCGCCGGTACTGACGAGAACACGCTGACCGATGTACGTGGCGTAGGGCGAATGCAGATACCATCCACAGTTATTGGCCTGCTTACACACGCTGCCGAACACACCATGCGGCACACCGGCCAGCTTTTAGTTACAGTTAGAGTTTTGCAAAACTAA
- a CDS encoding murein L,D-transpeptidase catalytic domain family protein, producing the protein MKKRFSWVTCILLLLSITIISWKAESITKHRNKVHSVKFHKNRSARELFSQYVEDIYNTAQLHEAGLDYTVFQKAITGYFNLKASDEVPQTSTVLTIVDLAKPSTAKRMWIIDLLDKDILLHTWVAHGNGSGDDMAQYFSNENDSHASSLGFYITNGIYNGKHGQSLKLDGMDAGFNDNARSRGIVVHGAKYVSEGTINALGRLGRSEGCPAVSSKLIKKVIATIKGKTVLFINGNDNSYNSKYLDEMTAASYVYPGIDGSQAENASL; encoded by the coding sequence ATGAAGAAACGTTTCTCGTGGGTAACCTGTATCTTATTACTACTCTCAATTACTATCATTAGCTGGAAGGCTGAATCGATCACAAAACACCGCAATAAAGTTCATTCTGTTAAGTTTCACAAAAACCGGTCGGCGAGGGAGCTTTTCTCACAATACGTTGAAGATATTTACAACACCGCCCAATTACATGAGGCCGGTTTGGATTACACCGTTTTTCAAAAAGCTATAACCGGCTATTTCAACCTGAAGGCTTCGGACGAAGTACCGCAAACCAGCACGGTACTTACTATCGTCGACCTGGCAAAACCAAGCACCGCCAAACGCATGTGGATAATCGACCTGCTGGATAAAGATATTTTGCTGCATACCTGGGTTGCCCATGGTAACGGCAGCGGTGACGATATGGCTCAATATTTTTCAAACGAAAACGATTCGCACGCCAGCAGCCTCGGCTTTTATATCACCAATGGTATTTACAATGGCAAACATGGCCAGTCGCTTAAACTGGATGGCATGGACGCTGGTTTTAATGATAACGCCCGTTCGCGCGGCATCGTGGTTCACGGCGCTAAATATGTTTCGGAAGGCACCATCAACGCCCTTGGCCGCTTGGGCAGGAGCGAGGGTTGCCCAGCAGTATCCAGTAAACTCATCAAAAAAGTGATCGCTACTATTAAAGGGAAGACTGTTTTATTTATCAACGGCAACGACAATTCGTACAACTCAAAGTACCTGGATGAAATGACTGCGGCCAGTTATGTTTACCCCGGAATAGACGGCAGCCAGGCAGAGAACGCGAGTTTATAA
- a CDS encoding DUF1573 domain-containing protein: MKRLILLCAVVMGFALTSGTASAQDNEKAEFKFNEEKHDFGKIPQGTPVTTEFVFTNVGTAPLILAEVRPTCGCTIADYTKTPVKPGEKGVIKITYNAAAAMPFNKTIVVKSNAKTPEKYLNIVGEVIAKTTTGTGTN; encoded by the coding sequence ATGAAAAGATTAATATTACTATGTGCCGTTGTAATGGGTTTCGCCCTTACATCGGGTACCGCTTCGGCGCAAGATAATGAAAAGGCTGAATTTAAATTCAACGAGGAAAAACATGATTTTGGTAAAATTCCGCAGGGCACACCTGTTACTACCGAGTTTGTGTTTACCAACGTGGGCACCGCGCCACTTATTTTAGCCGAAGTGCGCCCTACATGTGGCTGTACGATAGCCGATTACACCAAGACACCTGTAAAGCCAGGTGAAAAAGGGGTTATCAAGATCACTTACAATGCCGCAGCAGCGATGCCGTTCAACAAAACGATCGTTGTAAAATCGAACGCCAAGACGCCCGAAAAATATTTGAATATCGTGGGCGAAGTTATCGCGAAAACCACGACAGGTACGGGCACCAATTAA
- a CDS encoding L,D-transpeptidase scaffold domain-containing protein, with protein sequence MGQTLYKHTHNPAFKDADPEEFAAVFKRVLAVNRAKMSNPDFMSHYYASNGYEPVFVLNHLWNGDVETMVAYYRKANEHGLDPKLFKPDHLVAMANRFKAAKSSIKTTREAYYAMAKLEIALANSLINYSGDLQFGVLNPRKLYSRYFIKTARPDSISMGRVFNIGDMHAYLDSIQPKDPEYLALQKAYLDGFVAKKMSKEETRRILLVNMERLRWKNKPAETRYVYVNIPDFRLDVIDSGKSVLNMKVCVGEGRNKQYLNSLESYNDTCKEDKPFPHETPLLYSVIHSVEVNPVWNIPRSIATKEIIVQAADDPYYLSNKGINVYHNDKLVKDPETIDWSKVDPRKDEYEFKQQPGDQNSLGKIKFLFENRSSVYLHDTPAKDAFHYTMRAVSHGCVRLEKPLDLAHNLFRDTTRYNLIAKDMQEEDPSPEDIALRPRVPVYITYVTCWADQDGQLQFRRDVYGQDIVLYDHMKKFLYGNM encoded by the coding sequence ATGGGGCAAACGCTGTATAAGCATACCCATAACCCCGCATTTAAAGACGCCGACCCGGAAGAGTTTGCCGCCGTATTCAAAAGAGTGCTCGCGGTAAACCGGGCGAAAATGTCGAACCCGGATTTTATGAGCCATTACTATGCATCAAATGGGTACGAGCCTGTCTTCGTACTTAACCATCTGTGGAACGGCGACGTGGAAACCATGGTGGCATACTACAGAAAAGCGAACGAACATGGCCTCGATCCGAAATTATTTAAGCCGGATCATCTTGTGGCGATGGCCAACCGCTTCAAAGCGGCAAAAAGTTCCATCAAAACCACCCGTGAAGCTTATTACGCTATGGCGAAGCTGGAAATTGCATTGGCGAACTCGCTTATCAATTACTCCGGCGATCTGCAATTTGGCGTGCTGAACCCGCGAAAACTTTACTCGCGCTATTTTATCAAAACGGCACGTCCCGACAGCATATCCATGGGCAGGGTCTTCAACATCGGCGATATGCACGCTTACCTGGATAGCATACAACCGAAGGACCCCGAATACCTGGCCCTGCAGAAAGCTTATCTTGATGGATTTGTGGCAAAAAAAATGAGCAAAGAGGAGACCCGCCGCATATTATTGGTAAACATGGAGCGCCTGCGCTGGAAAAACAAACCCGCAGAAACCCGCTATGTGTATGTGAACATTCCCGACTTCCGTTTGGACGTGATAGACAGCGGTAAATCTGTACTGAATATGAAGGTGTGCGTTGGTGAGGGCCGTAACAAGCAGTACTTAAATTCGCTGGAAAGCTACAACGATACCTGCAAAGAGGACAAACCCTTTCCGCATGAAACGCCGTTGCTGTACAGTGTGATACATAGTGTGGAGGTGAACCCGGTTTGGAACATCCCGCGCAGCATAGCAACCAAAGAGATCATTGTGCAGGCCGCCGACGATCCTTATTACCTGAGTAATAAGGGTATTAACGTATACCATAATGATAAGCTGGTAAAGGATCCGGAAACCATCGACTGGTCGAAGGTTGACCCGCGGAAGGATGAGTATGAATTTAAGCAGCAACCCGGCGACCAGAATTCGTTGGGGAAGATCAAATTCCTGTTCGAGAATCGGAGTAGTGTTTACCTGCACGATACACCCGCAAAGGATGCTTTCCACTATACCATGCGGGCGGTGAGCCATGGCTGTGTCCGGCTGGAAAAACCGCTTGATCTTGCCCATAACCTGTTCAGGGACACGACACGCTACAACCTGATAGCCAAAGATATGCAGGAAGAAGATCCGTCGCCCGAGGATATCGCACTACGGCCAAGGGTACCAGTATATATCACCTATGTAACCTGCTGGGCCGACCAGGATGGCCAGCTGCAATTCAGGCGCGATGTGTACGGGCAGGATATTGTCCTTTACGACCACATGAAGAAATTTCTTTACGGAAATATGTGA